From Pseudomonas fluorescens, one genomic window encodes:
- a CDS encoding ABC transporter permease codes for MIIDLQGFGPALAAGALMTVKLALTALCLGLVLGLLGALAKTSPYKSLQWLGGTYSTLVRGIPELLWVLLIYFGTVNLMRAIGEFFGTPDLALNAFAAGVIALGLCFGAYATEVFRGAILAIPKGHREAGVALGLSKWRIFTKLILPQMWRIALPGLGNLFMILMKDTALVSVIGLEEIMRHAQNGVTMTKQPFTFYMVAAFMYLGLTVIAMTGMHLLEKRAARGFARSTQ; via the coding sequence ATGATTATCGATCTCCAAGGATTCGGCCCGGCGCTCGCCGCTGGCGCGCTGATGACCGTCAAACTGGCTCTCACGGCACTCTGCCTGGGGCTGGTGCTCGGCCTGCTCGGCGCCTTGGCCAAGACTTCTCCGTACAAGTCACTGCAGTGGCTTGGCGGCACCTACTCGACCCTGGTTCGCGGCATTCCCGAACTGCTATGGGTCCTGCTGATCTACTTCGGCACCGTCAACCTGATGCGCGCCATCGGCGAGTTCTTCGGCACCCCCGACCTGGCCCTCAACGCCTTCGCCGCCGGCGTCATCGCCCTCGGCCTGTGCTTCGGCGCCTATGCCACGGAAGTGTTCCGTGGGGCGATCCTGGCCATCCCCAAAGGCCACCGCGAAGCCGGTGTGGCCCTCGGCCTGTCGAAATGGCGAATCTTCACCAAACTGATCTTGCCGCAGATGTGGCGCATCGCCCTGCCGGGGCTGGGCAACCTGTTCATGATCCTGATGAAGGACACTGCACTGGTGTCCGTCATCGGCCTTGAAGAAATCATGCGCCACGCGCAGAACGGCGTGACCATGACCAAGCAGCCCTTCACCTTCTACATGGTCGCCGCCTTCATGTACCTGGGCCTGACCGTCATTGCCATGACCGGCATGCACCTGCTGGAAAAACGCGCCGCTCGCGGCTTTGCCCGGAGCACCCAATGA